Proteins co-encoded in one Blastocatellia bacterium genomic window:
- a CDS encoding KH domain-containing protein, which yields MDDSSLKEVIETIAKALVDAPDEVTVREINGDQATVLELKVAPGDLGKVIGKQGRTARAMRTLLRAAGMKLRKRFVLEIVE from the coding sequence ATGGACGACAGTTCATTAAAGGAGGTCATCGAAACGATTGCCAAAGCGCTCGTTGACGCTCCTGATGAGGTGACGGTGCGCGAAATCAATGGCGATCAGGCAACCGTGCTCGAATTGAAAGTCGCGCCCGGCGATCTCGGCAAAGTGATCGGCAAGCAAGGGCGCACGGCGCGCGCCATGCGGACGCTGCTGCGCGCCGCCGGCATGAAGTTGCGTAAGCGGTTTGTGCTTGAGATTGTTGAGTAG
- the rpsP gene encoding 30S ribosomal protein S16 — MLLAIRLTRMGAKKKPFYRIVVTEKRSKRDGRYIEAVGYHDPRNPAGFKLNQERVTYWIERGAQPTETVRSLIKRAGKAASDASAEA, encoded by the coding sequence ATTTTGTTAGCGATCAGGTTGACTAGAATGGGGGCGAAGAAGAAGCCCTTTTATCGTATTGTCGTGACCGAGAAGCGGTCGAAACGCGATGGCCGCTACATCGAGGCCGTGGGCTATCACGACCCGCGCAATCCAGCGGGTTTCAAGCTCAATCAAGAACGGGTGACGTACTGGATAGAACGCGGAGCGCAGCCGACCGAAACGGTGCGCAGCCTCATCAAGCGCGCCGGCAAAGCCGCGAGCGACGCAAGCGCCGAAGCCTAG